The genomic interval CCTGCCAGAAGAGCATGGCCACCACGCCCACGGCGACGAAGGCACCGAACCTGTCGCGGGCGTTGAAGCCCACGCCCAGGCCGAAGATGAAGATGGCGCCGTAGAGCACGAGCAAGAGCGTGCACAGCACGAAGCCGTGCTCCTCCGCCCACACGGAGAAGATGAAGTCGGTGTGCTGCTCGGGCAGGAAGCGCAGGCCCGTCTGGGTCCCCTCGCGCCAGCCCTTTCCGGACACCCCGCCGCTGCCCACCGCGATTTTCGACTGCGCCGCGTGATAGCCGCTGCCGCGCAGGTCCGCCTCCGGGTCCAACCATCCGGAGATGCGCTGGCTCTGGTGCTTCTTCAGGTAGTGGCGGACGATGGTGGGCCGGGGCTCCGGCACGTCGCGGACGTAGTCATTCCAGATGACGATGGCGCCCGCGAGCACCGCCGCCACCAGGGTGGCCACCAGGTACCAGCGCACCTTCCCGAAGAGGATGACGGTGAGCGAGGACAGGCCAATCATCAGCGCGGTGCCCAGGTCCGGCTGCACCAGCACCAGGAGGAAGGGCACCGCCACCACCAGCAGCGGCTTCCACAACCGCACCAGGCCGTAGGACGGCTCATTGGGGCGGAAGTCGTCGTGGTAGACCTTGGCCAGCATCAGCACGACGCCAATCTTCATGAACTCCGCGGGTTGGAGGCGGAACGGGCCGATGACGAACCAGCTCTCCGCGCCCTTGGCGGTATGGCCGATGAAGCGCAGGGCGATGAGCGCCAGGATGTTGAGGACGTAGATGGGCATCGCCATCCGCTGAATCCAGCGGTAGTCCACCAGACACACCATCAGGACGGCGACCACGCCCAGCCCCAGGTAGAG from Myxococcus stipitatus carries:
- the rodA gene encoding rod shape-determining protein RodA; protein product: MQLRIERRMVPHVPWGLIICVLGVSLLGIWNLASASRPPLAPVWSSQALYLGLGVVAVLMVCLVDYRWIQRMAMPIYVLNILALIALRFIGHTAKGAESWFVIGPFRLQPAEFMKIGVVLMLAKVYHDDFRPNEPSYGLVRLWKPLLVVAVPFLLVLVQPDLGTALMIGLSSLTVILFGKVRWYLVATLVAAVLAGAIVIWNDYVRDVPEPRPTIVRHYLKKHQSQRISGWLDPEADLRGSGYHAAQSKIAVGSGGVSGKGWREGTQTGLRFLPEQHTDFIFSVWAEEHGFVLCTLLLVLYGAIFIFGLGVGFNARDRFGAFVAVGVVAMLFWQVFENIGMVIGLLPVTGITLPLMSYGGSSMMSVMLSIGLLVNISMRRHMF